In Quercus robur chromosome 10, dhQueRobu3.1, whole genome shotgun sequence, a genomic segment contains:
- the LOC126703482 gene encoding type I inositol polyphosphate 5-phosphatase 13-like isoform X1 has product MDDTRIEDDDKDALAGLSAVPLRKIQSHSHQLRANSTPQKRHNKVRKHSLDEAHVPDCFEDHQQQYYNDSSDDDFFPYSSSSTTTASSGTPVFGGGGNTNDYLSQRMDRGLCMEDGQDESRQMQALPEFIGSGGMNGIFKVPVRAPVHPGRPPCLELRPHPLRETQVGKFLRNIACTETQLWAGQECGIRVWDFDRAYDPGYGLGGSGGRVRRGDEDAAPFHESVNTSPTMCTMVDCGNRVVWTGHKDGKIRSWKMDQPLDDNPFKEGLSWQAHRGPVLSMVLTSHGDLWSGAEGGIIKIWPWESIEKSLSLKAEERHMAALLVERSFVDLRSQVSVNGVCSISSQDIKCLLSDTVRAKVWSAGPVSFSLWDARTRELLKVFNVDGQMENRVDMSAVQHDQAVEDEMKVKFVSPSKKEKSQGTSFLQRSRNAIMGAADAVRRVATKGTSAFVEDVKRTEALVLAADGMIWSGCTNGLLVQWDGNGNRMQEFNFHPCAVQCFCTHGARIYVGYVSGVVQVLDLEGNLVAGWVAHNSPVIKLAVGAGYVFSLATHGGIRGWHITSPGPLDSVIRSELGGKELKYTKRDHVRILVGTWNVGQGRASHDSLMSWLGSAISDVGIVVVGLQEVEMGAGFLAMSAAKETVGLEGSSVGQWWLDTIGKALDESGTFERMGSRQLAGLLISLWVKKDLRPFVGDIDAGAVPCGFGRAIGNKGGVGLRIRVYDRIVCFVNCHLAAHLEAVNRRNADFDHIYRNMVFSRSSNLLNNAAGMVPYLFLFCSLVFSTYLFWLLYSSGFSFALSVAAGVTTSAQVLRAANAAAGGNTEEPKPELSEADMVVFLGDFNYRLFGISYDEARDFVSQRCFDWLREKDQLRAEMQSGKVFQGMREALIRFPPTYKFEKHQAGLAGYDSGEKKRIPAWCDRIIYRDNRATSATNSSLECPVVSSILQYEACMDVTDSDHKPVRCIFNVRIAHGDKSVRRREFGRIYRSNEKIRSILEGLSYIPETTVSTKNIVLQNQESTIVRITNKYAKDTVIYKIMCEGQSTVKEDGETPELRPKGGFGLPRWLEVTPAAGIINPEEFVEVSVSHKDFHTLEEYVDGIPQNWWSEDTRDKEVFLVINVCGSCSTHSYNHRVRVRHCYSGKTIRIDSKSNHSRKYQGGLIHRSDLRQLSTLTDAIDDSQHMKTPQEAKSKTPSKNHPRS; this is encoded by the exons ATGGATGACACCAGAATCGAAGACGATGATAAGGATGCATTGGCTGGACTAAGCGCCGTCCCTTTACGTAAAATCCAATCCCACAGCCATCAACTACGTGCAAACTCAACTCCTCAAAAGCGACACAACAAAGTACGTAAACATAGCCTAGACGAGGCTCACGTACCCGACTGCTTTGAAGACCACCAACAGCAATACTATAATGACTCTTCCGACGATGATTTCTTTCCTTACTCCTCCTCGTCCACCACCACCGCTTCTTCCGGGACACCAGTTTTCGGTGGTGGTGGAAATACTAATGACTATCTCTCGCAGAGAATGGACCGTGGCCTCTGCATGGAAGATGGTCAAGATGAATCCAGGCAAATGCAAGCATTGCCTGAATTCATTGGAAGTGGCGGGATGAATGGGATCTTCAAGGTTCCGGTTCGCGCCCCAGTTCATCCTGGCCGCCCGCCTTGCCTTGAGTTAAGGCCTCACCCTTTGAGAGAAACCCAGGTGGGAAAGTTTTTGAGGAACATTGCATGCACGGAAACGCAGTTATGGGCAGGTCAAGAGTGTGGAATAAGGGTGTGGGATTTTGACCGTGCTTATGATCCTGGATATGGGCTTGGTGGGTCTGGTGGGAGGGTTAGAAGGGGTGATGAGGATGCTGCACCATTTCATGAGTCTGTGAACACGTCTCCAACTATGTGTACGATGGTTGATTGTGGGAATAGGGTGGTTTGGACTGGGCATAAGGATGGGAAGATTAGATCTTGGAAGATGGATCAGCCTCTGGATGATAATCCTTTCAAAGAAGGTCTTTCATGGCAGGCTCATCGTGGTCCTGTTCTTTCAATGGTTTTGACATCTCATG GTGATCTGTGGTCTGGAGCTGAAGGTGGTATTATTAAGATCTGGCCATGGGAATCCATTGAAAAATCTCTTTCTCTAAAAGCAGAGGAAAGGCACATGGCTGCTTTACTGGTGGAGAGGTCATTTGTGGACTTAAGGAGCCAAGTCTCTGTTAATGGTGTTTGTAGTATATCTTCTCAAGATATAAAGTGTTTGTTATCTGATACTGTTAGAGCTAAAGTTTGGAGTGCTGGGCCTGTGTCCTTCTCACTTTG GGATGCTCGCACAAGGGAGCTTCTAAAAGTGTTTAATGTAGATGGTCAGATGGAGAATAGAGTTGACATGTCAGCAGTACAGCATGATCAAGCTGTAGAAGATGAGATGAAGGTAAAATTTGTTTCCCCATCGAAAAAGGAGAAATCACAGGGTACTAGCTTTTTGCAACGATCACGCAATGCTATAATGGGAGCTGCAGATGCTGTTCGTCGTGTTGCAACCAAAGGGACAAGTGCGTTTGTAGAAGATGTCAAGAGAACAGAAGCACTAGTGCTAGCTGCTGATGGAATGATTTGGAGTGGATGTACAAATGGCTTGCTTGTGCAGTGGGATGGGAATGGAAATCGAATGCAAGAATTTAATTTCCATCCTTGTGCTGTCCAATGCTTTTGCACTCACGGGGCACGAATATATGTAGGCTATGTGAGTGGTGTTGTACAAGTATTGGATCTTGAGGGAAATCTAGTTGCAGGATGGGTTGCTCATAATAGTCCTGTCATAAAATTGGCAGTTGGGGCTGGTTATGTTTTTAGCTTAGCTACTCATGGAGGTATACGTGGGTGGCACATTACATCTCCAGGGCCTCTTGACAGTGTAATACGATCAGAATTGGGTGGAAAAGAACTAAAATATACGAAACGAGACCATGTCAGAATCTTAGTTGGTACATGGAATGTTGGTCAAGGAAGAGCCTCTCATGATTCACTTATGTCATGGTTGGGTTCGGCTATATCAGATGTTggcattgttgttgttgggttGCAAGAAGTTGAGATGGGTGCGGGTTTTCTTGCAATGTCAGCAGCAAAAGAAACT GTAGGACTTGAAGGGAGTTCTGTGGGACAATGGTGGTTGGACACGATAGGGAAGGCCTTAGATGAATCAGGAACTTTTGAGCGTATGGGTTCTAGGCAGCTAGCAGGCTTGCTTATATCCCTCTG GGTGAAAAAGGATCTTAGACCATTTGTAGGGGACATTGATGCTGGAGCAGTTCCATGTGGCTTTGGTCGTGCAATCGGTAACAAG GGAGGTGTAGGTTTGAGAATCAGAGTATATGATCGGATAGTTTGCTTTGTGAACTGTCACTTGGCTGCACATCTGGAAGCTGTCAATCGCCGCAATGCAGATTTTGATCACATATATCGCAATATGGTCTTCAGCCGGTCATCAAATCTACTTAACAATGCAGCTGGTATGGTGCCATACCTGTTTTTGTTTTGCTCTCTTGTCTTCTCCACATATTTATTTTGGCTGCTTTATTCTTCTGGCTTTTCGTTTGCCCTCTCTGTTGCAGCTGGTGTCACAACTTCTGCCCAGGTGCTTCGAGCTGCAAAT GCTGCTGCAGGTGGCAACACTGAAGAACCAAAGCCTGAGTTATCTGAAGCGGATATGGTTGTATTTCTTGGTGACTTTAATTACCGTCTTTTCGGTATATCTTATGATGAGGCGAGGGACTTTGTTTCGCAAAGATGCTTTGATTGGCTCAGAGAAAAAGATCAGCTCAGGGCAGAGATGCAATCTGGGAAAGTTTTCCAAGGAATGCGGGAGGCACTCATAAGATTCCCTCCAACATACAAGTTTGAAAAGCACCAAGCAGGTTTAGCAG GGTATGATTCTGGTGAGAAGAAGCGTATTCCTGCCTGGTGTGACCGGATAATATATCGTGACAATCGTGCCACTTCAGCGACCAATTCCAGTTTAGAGTGCCCTGTGGTGTCATCAATTTTACA GTATGAGGCATGCATGGATGTGACTGACAGTGATCACAAACCTGTCCGGTGTATATTCAATGTGAGAATTGCTCATGGTGATAAATCAGTAAGGAGACGGGAGTTCGGAAGAATTTACAGATCCAATGAGAAAATCAGGTCCATTCTTGAAGGATTAAGTTATATTCCAGAAACCACAGTGAGCACCAAAAACATAGTTCTTCAAAACCAGGAATCAACCATTGTGAGAATCACCAACAAATATGCCAAGGATACggttatatataaaatcatgtGTGAAGGTCAGTCAACTGTAAAGGAAGATGGAGAAACACCTGAACTTCGCCCAAAAGGAGGCTTTGGCCTTCCAAGATGGCTTGAG GTCACACCAGCAGCCGGCATAATTAACCCTGAAGAATTTGTGGAGGTCTCAGTAAGTCACAAGGACTTTCACACCCTAGAAGAGTATGTTGATGGCATCCCACAAAACTGGTGGAGTGAAGACACTCGAGACAAGGAAGTGTTCTTGGTCATAAATGTGTGTGGCAGTTGCTCAACCCATAGCTATAATCACAGAGTCCGTGTCCGTCATTGCTACTCGGGCAAGACAATCCGCATCGACTCAAAATCCAACCATTCTAGAAAGTACCAAGGAGGCTTAATTCATCGGTCTGATCTCCGGCAACTAAGTACTTTGACAGATGCAATTGATGACTCCCAACATATGAAAACCCCCCAAGAAGCTAAAAGCAAAACCCCAAGCAAAAACCACCCAAGAAGCTAG
- the LOC126703482 gene encoding type I inositol polyphosphate 5-phosphatase 13-like isoform X2 — protein MDDTRIEDDDKDALAGLSAVPLRKIQSHSHQLRANSTPQKRHNKVRKHSLDEAHVPDCFEDHQQQYYNDSSDDDFFPYSSSSTTTASSGTPVFGGGGNTNDYLSQRMDRGLCMEDGQDESRQMQALPEFIGSGGMNGIFKVPVRAPVHPGRPPCLELRPHPLRETQVGKFLRNIACTETQLWAGQECGIRVWDFDRAYDPGYGLGGSGGRVRRGDEDAAPFHESVNTSPTMCTMVDCGNRVVWTGHKDGKIRSWKMDQPLDDNPFKEGLSWQAHRGPVLSMVLTSHGDLWSGAEGGIIKIWPWESIEKSLSLKAEERHMAALLVERSFVDLRSQVSVNGVCSISSQDIKCLLSDTVRAKVWSAGPVSFSLWDARTRELLKVFNVDGQMENRVDMSAVQHDQAVEDEMKVKFVSPSKKEKSQGTSFLQRSRNAIMGAADAVRRVATKGTSAFVEDVKRTEALVLAADGMIWSGCTNGLLVQWDGNGNRMQEFNFHPCAVQCFCTHGARIYVGYVSGVVQVLDLEGNLVAGWVAHNSPVIKLAVGAGYVFSLATHGGIRGWHITSPGPLDSVIRSELGGKELKYTKRDHVRILVGTWNVGQGRASHDSLMSWLGSAISDVGIVVVGLQEVEMGAGFLAMSAAKETVGLEGSSVGQWWLDTIGKALDESGTFERMGSRQLAGLLISLWVKKDLRPFVGDIDAGAVPCGFGRAIGNKGGVGLRIRVYDRIVCFVNCHLAAHLEAVNRRNADFDHIYRNMVFSRSSNLLNNAAGMVPYLFLFCSLVFSTYLFWLLYSSGFSFALSVAAGVTTSAQVLRAANAAAGGNTEEPKPELSEADMVVFLGDFNYRLFGISYDEARDFVSQRCFDWLREKDQLRAEMQSGKVFQGMREALIRFPPTYKFEKHQAGLAGYDSGEKKRIPAWCDRIIYRDNRATSATNSSLECPVVSSILQYEACMDVTDSDHKPVRCIFNVRIAHGDKSVRRREFGRIYRSNEKIRSILEGLSYIPETTVSTKNIVLQNQESTIVRITNKYAKDTVIYKIMCEGQSTVKEDGETPELRPKGGFGLPRWLEVTPAAGIINPEEFVEVSVSHKDFHTLEEYVDGIPQNWWSEDTRDKEVFLVINVCGSCSTHSYNHRVRVRHCYSGKTIRIDSKSNHSRKYQGGLIHRSDLRQLSTLTDAIDEPPMKLETKTNSLWQI, from the exons ATGGATGACACCAGAATCGAAGACGATGATAAGGATGCATTGGCTGGACTAAGCGCCGTCCCTTTACGTAAAATCCAATCCCACAGCCATCAACTACGTGCAAACTCAACTCCTCAAAAGCGACACAACAAAGTACGTAAACATAGCCTAGACGAGGCTCACGTACCCGACTGCTTTGAAGACCACCAACAGCAATACTATAATGACTCTTCCGACGATGATTTCTTTCCTTACTCCTCCTCGTCCACCACCACCGCTTCTTCCGGGACACCAGTTTTCGGTGGTGGTGGAAATACTAATGACTATCTCTCGCAGAGAATGGACCGTGGCCTCTGCATGGAAGATGGTCAAGATGAATCCAGGCAAATGCAAGCATTGCCTGAATTCATTGGAAGTGGCGGGATGAATGGGATCTTCAAGGTTCCGGTTCGCGCCCCAGTTCATCCTGGCCGCCCGCCTTGCCTTGAGTTAAGGCCTCACCCTTTGAGAGAAACCCAGGTGGGAAAGTTTTTGAGGAACATTGCATGCACGGAAACGCAGTTATGGGCAGGTCAAGAGTGTGGAATAAGGGTGTGGGATTTTGACCGTGCTTATGATCCTGGATATGGGCTTGGTGGGTCTGGTGGGAGGGTTAGAAGGGGTGATGAGGATGCTGCACCATTTCATGAGTCTGTGAACACGTCTCCAACTATGTGTACGATGGTTGATTGTGGGAATAGGGTGGTTTGGACTGGGCATAAGGATGGGAAGATTAGATCTTGGAAGATGGATCAGCCTCTGGATGATAATCCTTTCAAAGAAGGTCTTTCATGGCAGGCTCATCGTGGTCCTGTTCTTTCAATGGTTTTGACATCTCATG GTGATCTGTGGTCTGGAGCTGAAGGTGGTATTATTAAGATCTGGCCATGGGAATCCATTGAAAAATCTCTTTCTCTAAAAGCAGAGGAAAGGCACATGGCTGCTTTACTGGTGGAGAGGTCATTTGTGGACTTAAGGAGCCAAGTCTCTGTTAATGGTGTTTGTAGTATATCTTCTCAAGATATAAAGTGTTTGTTATCTGATACTGTTAGAGCTAAAGTTTGGAGTGCTGGGCCTGTGTCCTTCTCACTTTG GGATGCTCGCACAAGGGAGCTTCTAAAAGTGTTTAATGTAGATGGTCAGATGGAGAATAGAGTTGACATGTCAGCAGTACAGCATGATCAAGCTGTAGAAGATGAGATGAAGGTAAAATTTGTTTCCCCATCGAAAAAGGAGAAATCACAGGGTACTAGCTTTTTGCAACGATCACGCAATGCTATAATGGGAGCTGCAGATGCTGTTCGTCGTGTTGCAACCAAAGGGACAAGTGCGTTTGTAGAAGATGTCAAGAGAACAGAAGCACTAGTGCTAGCTGCTGATGGAATGATTTGGAGTGGATGTACAAATGGCTTGCTTGTGCAGTGGGATGGGAATGGAAATCGAATGCAAGAATTTAATTTCCATCCTTGTGCTGTCCAATGCTTTTGCACTCACGGGGCACGAATATATGTAGGCTATGTGAGTGGTGTTGTACAAGTATTGGATCTTGAGGGAAATCTAGTTGCAGGATGGGTTGCTCATAATAGTCCTGTCATAAAATTGGCAGTTGGGGCTGGTTATGTTTTTAGCTTAGCTACTCATGGAGGTATACGTGGGTGGCACATTACATCTCCAGGGCCTCTTGACAGTGTAATACGATCAGAATTGGGTGGAAAAGAACTAAAATATACGAAACGAGACCATGTCAGAATCTTAGTTGGTACATGGAATGTTGGTCAAGGAAGAGCCTCTCATGATTCACTTATGTCATGGTTGGGTTCGGCTATATCAGATGTTggcattgttgttgttgggttGCAAGAAGTTGAGATGGGTGCGGGTTTTCTTGCAATGTCAGCAGCAAAAGAAACT GTAGGACTTGAAGGGAGTTCTGTGGGACAATGGTGGTTGGACACGATAGGGAAGGCCTTAGATGAATCAGGAACTTTTGAGCGTATGGGTTCTAGGCAGCTAGCAGGCTTGCTTATATCCCTCTG GGTGAAAAAGGATCTTAGACCATTTGTAGGGGACATTGATGCTGGAGCAGTTCCATGTGGCTTTGGTCGTGCAATCGGTAACAAG GGAGGTGTAGGTTTGAGAATCAGAGTATATGATCGGATAGTTTGCTTTGTGAACTGTCACTTGGCTGCACATCTGGAAGCTGTCAATCGCCGCAATGCAGATTTTGATCACATATATCGCAATATGGTCTTCAGCCGGTCATCAAATCTACTTAACAATGCAGCTGGTATGGTGCCATACCTGTTTTTGTTTTGCTCTCTTGTCTTCTCCACATATTTATTTTGGCTGCTTTATTCTTCTGGCTTTTCGTTTGCCCTCTCTGTTGCAGCTGGTGTCACAACTTCTGCCCAGGTGCTTCGAGCTGCAAAT GCTGCTGCAGGTGGCAACACTGAAGAACCAAAGCCTGAGTTATCTGAAGCGGATATGGTTGTATTTCTTGGTGACTTTAATTACCGTCTTTTCGGTATATCTTATGATGAGGCGAGGGACTTTGTTTCGCAAAGATGCTTTGATTGGCTCAGAGAAAAAGATCAGCTCAGGGCAGAGATGCAATCTGGGAAAGTTTTCCAAGGAATGCGGGAGGCACTCATAAGATTCCCTCCAACATACAAGTTTGAAAAGCACCAAGCAGGTTTAGCAG GGTATGATTCTGGTGAGAAGAAGCGTATTCCTGCCTGGTGTGACCGGATAATATATCGTGACAATCGTGCCACTTCAGCGACCAATTCCAGTTTAGAGTGCCCTGTGGTGTCATCAATTTTACA GTATGAGGCATGCATGGATGTGACTGACAGTGATCACAAACCTGTCCGGTGTATATTCAATGTGAGAATTGCTCATGGTGATAAATCAGTAAGGAGACGGGAGTTCGGAAGAATTTACAGATCCAATGAGAAAATCAGGTCCATTCTTGAAGGATTAAGTTATATTCCAGAAACCACAGTGAGCACCAAAAACATAGTTCTTCAAAACCAGGAATCAACCATTGTGAGAATCACCAACAAATATGCCAAGGATACggttatatataaaatcatgtGTGAAGGTCAGTCAACTGTAAAGGAAGATGGAGAAACACCTGAACTTCGCCCAAAAGGAGGCTTTGGCCTTCCAAGATGGCTTGAG GTCACACCAGCAGCCGGCATAATTAACCCTGAAGAATTTGTGGAGGTCTCAGTAAGTCACAAGGACTTTCACACCCTAGAAGAGTATGTTGATGGCATCCCACAAAACTGGTGGAGTGAAGACACTCGAGACAAGGAAGTGTTCTTGGTCATAAATGTGTGTGGCAGTTGCTCAACCCATAGCTATAATCACAGAGTCCGTGTCCGTCATTGCTACTCGGGCAAGACAATCCGCATCGACTCAAAATCCAACCATTCTAGAAAGTACCAAGGAGGCTTAATTCATCGGTCTGATCTCCGGCAACTAAGTACTTTGACAGATGCAATTGATG AACCCCCCATGAAGCTAGAAACAAAGACTAATAGTTTATGGCAGATATAG